In Paraburkholderia youngii, the genomic stretch CATAACTCCACCTTGCATACAGACGTCGAGTCGCTACGGTTCCGAGCGGCGTGCGTTTGCACGACAGGTACATTACGACGCACCGCTGTCATTTCGGCCAGAATCGCGACAGCAATCTCCGGTGGTGTTTGTGCGCCGATGTGGAGGCCCACGGGCGCGTGAAGTCGGTCAACTTCAGAATTGCTCAGATCAAATAGCTTCAGACGCTCTTTCCGGCGCCCACTGTTCGAGCGCGATCCAACGGCGCCAACGTAGAACGCATCAGACTTCAACGCCTCCAAAAGTGCCATATCGTCGAGCTTTGGGTCGTGGGTAAGCGCCAATACCGCTGTGTTGCTATCGACCTTCAAGCGAATCAGCAGGTCATCCGGCATTTCACGGCTAACCTCGATATCAGCTACGTCCCAGGTTTCTGAGTATTCGTCACGTGGATCACAGACAATGACGCTATAGCCAAGTGGCAGCGCTATACGCGCAACATATTCGGATAATTGCCCTGCTCCGATGAGAACGACACGAAGCTGCGGCCCGTACGCTGCCTGAAGGTATCGGCCGTCGTAGAAGGTGCGGCCCGGTGTGTCGCCCGAACTCAATCGAGCTTTCCCCGTCAATGTATCCAGGGTTCGTAAAAGCGTTTGCCCAGACAGGATCGCAGTGAACACTTCGTTAAGCTTGGAGTCGTTATTCAACGGCTCAAGCACGAGCTCAAGTGTGCCACCGCATGGCAATCCAAATCTGTGCGCTTCCTCGGCAGACACGCCGTATTTGACGGTTTGGATGCGCTGGAAGTCGAGCCTGCCGTCCTTCGCCTGGCGCACCAGATCGTCCTCGATGCACCCACCCGATACAGAGCCCTTTATCAAGCCGTCCAGACGAAGTGCTAGCAGCGAACCTACCGGACGAGGCGCAGATCCCCAAGTCCTTATTACAGTTGCCATGATGACGGGCATTCGATTCTGATGCCAGGAAATGGCCGCTCTTAAAACCTCGACATCAACGCTATCCATGGTCCCTGTCGACTGAAAGTATTTGTGCCGTCGCTCGACCTTGGCGAGCGCGAGGATATGGCGGTAAGCGGTCTCTCGAGATTCCGCGAAGCAAACTTCAAAATCCCTGTCGGTACGTTACCGGTTCGCATGACAGACGCAAACGTGTAAGCGCTGCCAGCCCTGTCTGCCCGAAACAATTGCCGGGCAGCGAGACGGTCGTCTCGCTGCCCGGCTGTCCGCCAATGCCAAAGGGAAGCGGTCATGGCGCTTGATAGTTCCATGCATTTCGCTTGACCAGAGAAGTTAGTTGCAGTGACCTGCGTCGTCCGATTTGCTTTGTGCGAGCTGGGGCGAGGCTACGTCTGCTCTTGCGGTCATAACCTTTGCAGAGGCTGCCTGAGCGTCGTCGACCCACGTACGCGGATTCTGGCGTGCAGGATTCCAACCTGCAGCGGCATACTCGGCCATCTCTTGCCGAACTTGTTCGCGCGTCAAGCCCTGTGCCGCCGAAGTTTGTGCCGCAGCCAAGAGAGGCGTGGAAAGACCAATGGCCATGAGAAGGATAGTAAGACGTCGATTCATTGCTGCTACTCCAGAAGATTAGTAAAGGCACGCCCGACGACTTCGTTGAGAACCCTCCGCCGTCAGGATGATGTCTCCGCACCCGATCATTGCTCCTCCTGACCCGTGCTCGTTTTAAAAGGCCACCGCGCACGGTTGTCAGTGACCTCTTTCAGGGCATAATATAAGGGTTTTCACCTATTCGATTAAGTGGCTGCGGCCAATTGGGCTTATTAGTATTGGTCATGAATCAACTGGCCTGCTTAGCTCATCTAGTTAGCCGCTACCGCATCAACACGCGCATAAGCTTGCTTTCAACATCACCGGATAACGCAAGATGGCTCGAGAAAACCTCAATGACATCCTTGTCTTCCTCGCGGTCGCTCGCGAGAAAAGCTTTACACGCGCTGCGGCCAAACTTGGGGTGTCCCAGTCGGCACTGAGCCACACCGTACGTGACCTCGAAGCCAGATTGGGCGTACGTCTACTGACACGTACAACTCGAAGCGTCTCGACCACTGATGCTGGCGAAGAATTGTTCCAGGCAGTGGCACCGCGAATCGATGAGATTGATGCCAGCGTGGCGGCTCTCGCAGACTTCAGGGATAAAGCTGCAGGCGTAGTGCGCATTACCGCAACTGACCACCCAGTCGAAACGGTCATTTGGCCCAAGCTGCGACGACTTCTACCTTCGTACCCCGACATCAAGGTAGAGGTTACCATCGACTATGGCCTTTCTAACATCGTCGAAGAACGCTACGACATTGGCATCCGATTCGGAAACCAAGTCGCAAAGGACATGATCGCGGTTCGCATCAGCCCCGACATTCCGATGGCCATCGTCGGCGCTCCTTCGTATTTTCAGAACAGGGAGGTTCCGAAGACACCCGAGGACCTTCTGAATCATGAATGTATAACGTTACGCATGACTACCACCAAAGCGCTATACGCGTGGGAACTGAAGAAGGGAAAGCGCGAAACGCAAGCGCGCGTTGGTGGACAGCTTACGTTCAATACTCAGCCACAAATGGTTAGAGCGGCTCTGGATGGATTTGGCTTAGCATTCGTCCCGGAAGACGCTGTAATTGAACATATCCAAAAGGGCGAACTCCGCAGCGTTCTGACTGATTGGTGCCCAGTGTGGCCCGGATATCACGCTTATTACCCCAGCCGGCGCCAAATCTCGCGGGCTTTCAAACTCGTCATCGACGCCTTGAAGCACCGTTCATAGGCCGAGGGAAAAGCGGCCTTTTCCAAGTGATGGGCCAGGCAGTGCGCGACCAGCACGCCTGGCTATTCAACACGCTTGATCGAGACCTCGACTGACCCCGGCACGTTGAGGGCCGCAACTCCCGAGTCAAAGTGCCCGATTTTGATGATGCCCGGAGACGGAATCTTCTCCCCGTCCTGACGATAGTAAATCGCGATATCGTGCCCAGGAGACCAGTAACCAATGTCTCCTACTTGGTAGACGTCGCTACTTGGTCCGCCTGTAGAGATCGCTCTGGGAAGTGATCCTGCCTTTTCACGCCCGAATAAATCATCCATCGACACTCGAATCGGAAGAAGCGCCGCGAAATCACGCGCGGTCGGGTTATCGGCTAACGTTGCCTGAAGTTCCTTTCCTGCTACGTTGACTTTGATCTTCATCTGGCCGGATACGCCCGCGCCGCCGGAAGATGTCTGCGCCGAAATGCTCTGCGGCTCACCTCCCGCGGCACTTGTTCTTGCGAAGATAAGAGATAGCATGGCTACAAGCAAAAGCCCTCTCGTGAATTCTCGTACGGACATGCGGGCTCCTAGCGACATACCGAGTGGTGACAGTTACTCGAAATGTAAATGGGCCCGCATTCACAATTCGGCTCGGCGCATTAGTGCGTCGAATGGCGGCCGTCAACAAGCAAAGGTGACGCGGGCAATAGACGAAGCGCGCCCGAGCAAACAGTGACCGGGACGCCCTTCTGCCGCACCAACTGCCTTGAACTCCTCAAAGGCAACAGGGACGCCGAATATCATGCCCGTCAGTTTGGTGCGCCTGAACAACGTAATCTAACTACGAAGGCGACGCAGAACTAGGTGGTGAATTCTGATAGGACCTATCACTCAGGCTAATCAGTTGACCGCAAACCCTTTAAGGCGCGCACCATCACCGCAGGCGCAAGAGCCTCGGTGGACTGCCCGCAGCAATCTTGCGCACCGTAGCACGCTGAGTGCGCACCCCGGCAAACGGGAAGCTAGCGAGGTCGACTAGGGCTTGTCCCAATTGATTACGATGACTCATGAGTCCAATGACTCAACGCCGGTTTATCTCACTAGGTGACGTAGCTAAACTACGTGCATTCGGTTCAGCAGTAGCTCGCTGCCGGTTGTAACGAAAGCATCACCCCTTCTTTCGAGGTCAAATTCGACCTCGAAACAGATTCTCGCAATCCGTGTCCGCGTGCGCAGGCAAATGCGTATGCGTTCGTTTTCCATTGCCCGGCGCTACATCGACTGCCAATCCGATTGGCCGGTCGTGCATTCCTTTTGTCCGGCGCGCCCTCGGCAGGCGAGAACTAGGGGGACAACCTAGAGAAAGGAAGTTCAATGTCTACCTTGATAAATCAGGCCGCAGCCTCAAGACGCCAGGTATGGGGTGCAGTAGCATCGATGGCGATGTGCGCTGCGATGCTGATCGCTTCTGAGTTTATGCCCATTAGTCTGCTGACGCCCATCGCTTCGGACCTGCGCGCGTCCGTCGGTATGGCCGGTCAAGCTATCTCGATCTCCGGCCTGTTCGCCGTGATGACGAGCCTACTAATTCCATCAGTAGCCAGTCGCCTTAACCGCCGATACGTTCTGGCGGCTCTCGCGGCACTCATGTTGGTGTCGCTAGTCCTTATCGCCGAGGCTGGCAGCTTTGCGACCCTGATGGTCGCCAGAGCCCTCCTGGGAATCGCGGTGGGCGGCTTTTGGTCGCTAGCGACCGCCACCATCATGCAGCTCGTTCCGGAAGAATCTGTGCCCAAGGCCTTGGGGGGCCTGTATACCGGCAATGCAGTTGCCACAGCTTTTGCTGCGCCGATTGGTAGCTATCTCGGAAGCGTTATCGGCTGGAGAGGCGTTTTCTGGGCGCTGTCTCCCATCGTTGTCGTGAATTTGGTGCTGTTGCTGACCACGGTTCCGTCGATGCCGGAACGGACGCAGCAACCCAGCGGCAACGTTCTGTCTCTGCTTCGGCGACCACACGTAGCTTTCGCGATGTTGGCTGTGATGCTGACGTTCGGTGGTGCTTTTGCTGTCTTCACATATTTCCGGCCATTTTTTGAGACCTACACTCACGCGGACGCGTCGGAGCTGTCCTTCCTCCTGCTTGGGATGGGTTTAGCTGGCTTCGCAGGCACGTATGGCGCCAGCGCAGTCGTGAATAAGCGTCTCTATCGGCTTATGATGGGGATGCCGCTGGCACTGGCTGGCGTGACGCTCGCACTGCTTCCCGCTGGCCACAACCTGTGGGCAGTCGCGATATTAGTGATTGTGTGGGGCGCGATAAACGCGGCAATCCCGGTCGCATGGTCAACGTGGCTGTCGAAGGCCGTAAGGGACAAGCCGGAAAGCGGCGGCGGACTGATGGTCGCGTCTATTCAGCTCTCGATCATGCTTGGTGCTGAACTCGGCGGCGCGCTGATCGACCACTTCTCCATTGGCGCGGCATTCATCGGTGGCGTCGCGCTGATGCTCTTCTCCGCGATTATTATCGGCAGCGGAAAGCGGATCCAGCCTGACACGTAGAGAATGGGAAACGGGGCCAGCCTTGACGTGAACCATCGAGTCGAGGTCTTGAGGTTCGTATATCAACCAAAGCGTTACGGAAAGCTCGCCGTGGTAAGCCCAGCTTTCCATTCGACAAGCAAATCCGACTCGACGCTTCGCTCGTGCCTGTACAGAATTATGAGAATGCAGCTTCCCTCATAAAGCACGTCTCACGCGTGCGTCTGCCGAACAGTCCCAAAGCCGCGATCCAGCCTGATTCTGGAGCGCGTTAGGCACTATTCGGAAGGTTTACGAAATGAACCAGCATCAGTACGGAGACGGCCTTAAAGTGCAGTCCGGCAAGGGTTTCGGACAAGCGCTCGTAGTCTCGAGCAAGCAGCCGAAAGCGGTTCAGCCAGCCGAGGCTGCGCTCCACTACCCAGCGGCGTGGCAAGAGCGCGAAACCTTTCTTCGCCTTCGCCAACCTGATTGCCTGAAGCCCGATTCCCTCATCAAACGCTGCCTGCGCTGGTTCCTCGCCGGTATCTCCCTGGTTGGCGAACGCCACCTTGACCGTTTGGCCCCTGGCCCGTTGGACCTAACGCGCCAGTTCCCCGACTCGCGCGCGCTGCCGTTCATTGGCCGGAGTCACATGCACAGCAAGGAACCGTCCCAAGGTATCCACGGCCATGTGAACGTTGCTGCCTTGTTTGCGCGTGTAACCGTCGTAACCTGCGCGAGGCCCGCTCTCGCAGGTCGACCGCTTGCGTTTGCTCATCCAGCCGGGATACCAGGTCCAACCGAAAGTGGCTAACACGCTCTACCGATCTGGTCGGCCTCACCAGGTTCTCGTCCCCCAGTCGTTGCTGACTGAGCAGACCGTCGCAAGGGACAGTGGACTCACCACAGCAGATGAAGATTCCTTTATCCAGCGCCACCCCTGGCGACCACCTGTGCGCGCTACCCTCAAATTGATTTCTTAAGGTGAACCATGACGAACTATCCATATCACTACATCGACGGCGCTTGGGTGGCTCCATCCGGATCCGACAAGCGCGAAATGGTGGACCCTAACACCGGAGTCGTGTTCGCTACCGCCGCCAACGGCGGCACGCCTGAGGACGTAGAACGTGCCGTGGTCGCCGCGCGCCGCGCGTTTGAGAGCTTTTCGCACACCAGCATTGCCGAGAGGGTTGCCATCATCGACCGCATCATCGCGGCCTACGAGCGGCGTCTGGACGAGTTCTCTGAGGTTCTTGCCCGTGAAGTCGGCGTGCCCCGCTCGGCGCGTGCGCAGGTCACTGGCCCCATCGCACACATGAAGGTTGCGCGCGATCTGCTGCAGTCTTACCGATTCGAAACGCGCGTGGAAGATACCATCGTCCGCCGCGAGCCCATCGGCGTCTGCGCGCTGATCTCTCCCTGGAACTGGCCAATCCAGACGCCGGTGATCAAGTTCATCTATGCGCTTGCGGCTGGCTGCACGTCCATCATGAAAGGCTCAGATGCGTCTCCACTCAGCAGCATTCTGCTGGCAGAGGTCATTGACGAGGCGGAACTGCCTCCCGGGGTCTTCAACCTGATTCTTGGGCGCGGCAGCGTGGTAGGCGAAGCGCTGTCGCGACATCCCGATGTGGACCTGGTGTCCTTTACCGGGTCAACAGGCGCCGGCATCAAGGTCGGCGAAGCAGCGGCCCGCACGGTCAAACGTGTTTCGTTGGAGCTCGGTGGCAAGTCTGCCAACATCGTACTCAAAGATGCCGATCTGGAGGCTGCCGCGCGTTGGAATATCGCGCGCTGTTTTTTCAACACCGGCCAGAGCTGCCACGCGCCCAGCCGAATGCTGATCCACGAGGACCAGGTTGAGAGGGTGTTGCCGTACCTGGTAGACGAATGCAGTAAGTTTCGCATAGGCGATCCCCGTGACCCCGCAACGACGATGGGACCGGTGATCAATCGTACACAGTACGAAAGCATCAAACGCTACATTCAGTCCGCCATCGACGAGGGCGCGAGGCTGGTCTGCGGTGGCCTTGAATCTCCCACCGGTTTGGACCGGGGTTTCTTCGTTCAGCCGACCGTGTTCAGTGACGTTACAGCCGACATGACCATCGCAAGAGAAGAAATCTTCGGCCCGGTCTTGGCGGTGATCCCTTATCGAACTGAGGATGAGGCATTGAAGATCGCCAACGATTCGATCTACGGGTTGGGCGGCTACGTGTTCACGGGCGATCTTCAGCGAGGCTATGAGTTCGCCAAGGGCTTGCGCGCTGGAAGAATCTGCGTTAATGGGGCCGCAACCAATTCGGTGACTCCGATGGGCGGTTATAAGCAGTCAGGGATCGGCCGTTCGATGGGCGTTTTCGGACTCGAGGAATACCTTGAGATCAAATCAGTGTATGGACTGGCTGAGAAGGCCGCTGGTTTGCCTGACCTGGTTCGCTGATCTGCTGCACACCGACACATTGACGTGGTGTGTTCCCGATTCTGTCGCAGGTCCGGGTCGGAACGAGTAGTGGCAGTTATGCCGAGAGAACGGCGCTATTGGACGAGCGCCGGTGTGTTCAAAGAAATAGCTGACCAATGGAGGTAGACGGATGAAGAAGTATCAGCTCTGGATCAACGGGGAATTCAAAGACCCTGCGAACGGCGAGTGGATTGACACGGCTAATCCTTATACCGGCGAGACTTGGGCGAGAATTCCACGCGGCACAGCCGAAGATTCTGCGCGCGCCGTAGAAGCTGCAAAGCGGGCAATGACCGTTGGTCCGTGGAGCAAAATGACCGCCACGGAGCGCGGCAAGATCATGCGTCGCATAGGCGACCTCGTCGCGCAAAACGCCAAGAATCTGGCGGAGATTGAAACCCGCGACAACGGTAAAGTTCTCTCGGAGATGCAGGGGCAGTTGAAGACCATCCCCGAGTACTGGTACTACTACGGCGGCTTGGCGGACAAGATTGAAGGCTCGGTCATGCCAGTCGAGAAGGCAAATGTCTTCGCATTCACCACTCATGAGCCCGTTGGCGTCGTAGCAGCATTGACTGCGTGGAATTCGCCCCTTCAATTCCTGGCGTTGAAGTGCGCTCCCGCGCTGGCAGCCGGATGTGCCGTGGTAGTCAAACCATCTGAATTCGCGTCCGTGAGCTCACTGGAGTTCGCTGCTCTCACCAAGGAGGCCGGCCT encodes the following:
- a CDS encoding LysR family transcriptional regulator, giving the protein MARENLNDILVFLAVAREKSFTRAAAKLGVSQSALSHTVRDLEARLGVRLLTRTTRSVSTTDAGEELFQAVAPRIDEIDASVAALADFRDKAAGVVRITATDHPVETVIWPKLRRLLPSYPDIKVEVTIDYGLSNIVEERYDIGIRFGNQVAKDMIAVRISPDIPMAIVGAPSYFQNREVPKTPEDLLNHECITLRMTTTKALYAWELKKGKRETQARVGGQLTFNTQPQMVRAALDGFGLAFVPEDAVIEHIQKGELRSVLTDWCPVWPGYHAYYPSRRQISRAFKLVIDALKHRS
- a CDS encoding aldehyde dehydrogenase family protein codes for the protein MTNYPYHYIDGAWVAPSGSDKREMVDPNTGVVFATAANGGTPEDVERAVVAARRAFESFSHTSIAERVAIIDRIIAAYERRLDEFSEVLAREVGVPRSARAQVTGPIAHMKVARDLLQSYRFETRVEDTIVRREPIGVCALISPWNWPIQTPVIKFIYALAAGCTSIMKGSDASPLSSILLAEVIDEAELPPGVFNLILGRGSVVGEALSRHPDVDLVSFTGSTGAGIKVGEAAARTVKRVSLELGGKSANIVLKDADLEAAARWNIARCFFNTGQSCHAPSRMLIHEDQVERVLPYLVDECSKFRIGDPRDPATTMGPVINRTQYESIKRYIQSAIDEGARLVCGGLESPTGLDRGFFVQPTVFSDVTADMTIAREEIFGPVLAVIPYRTEDEALKIANDSIYGLGGYVFTGDLQRGYEFAKGLRAGRICVNGAATNSVTPMGGYKQSGIGRSMGVFGLEEYLEIKSVYGLAEKAAGLPDLVR
- a CDS encoding DUF4148 domain-containing protein; translation: MNRRLTILLMAIGLSTPLLAAAQTSAAQGLTREQVRQEMAEYAAAGWNPARQNPRTWVDDAQAASAKVMTARADVASPQLAQSKSDDAGHCN
- a CDS encoding cyclophilin-like fold protein, with amino-acid sequence MSVREFTRGLLLVAMLSLIFARTSAAGGEPQSISAQTSSGGAGVSGQMKIKVNVAGKELQATLADNPTARDFAALLPIRVSMDDLFGREKAGSLPRAISTGGPSSDVYQVGDIGYWSPGHDIAIYYRQDGEKIPSPGIIKIGHFDSGVAALNVPGSVEVSIKRVE
- a CDS encoding MFS transporter; amino-acid sequence: MSTLINQAAASRRQVWGAVASMAMCAAMLIASEFMPISLLTPIASDLRASVGMAGQAISISGLFAVMTSLLIPSVASRLNRRYVLAALAALMLVSLVLIAEAGSFATLMVARALLGIAVGGFWSLATATIMQLVPEESVPKALGGLYTGNAVATAFAAPIGSYLGSVIGWRGVFWALSPIVVVNLVLLLTTVPSMPERTQQPSGNVLSLLRRPHVAFAMLAVMLTFGGAFAVFTYFRPFFETYTHADASELSFLLLGMGLAGFAGTYGASAVVNKRLYRLMMGMPLALAGVTLALLPAGHNLWAVAILVIVWGAINAAIPVAWSTWLSKAVRDKPESGGGLMVASIQLSIMLGAELGGALIDHFSIGAAFIGGVALMLFSAIIIGSGKRIQPDT
- a CDS encoding XdhC family protein, with product MDSVDVEVLRAAISWHQNRMPVIMATVIRTWGSAPRPVGSLLALRLDGLIKGSVSGGCIEDDLVRQAKDGRLDFQRIQTVKYGVSAEEAHRFGLPCGGTLELVLEPLNNDSKLNEVFTAILSGQTLLRTLDTLTGKARLSSGDTPGRTFYDGRYLQAAYGPQLRVVLIGAGQLSEYVARIALPLGYSVIVCDPRDEYSETWDVADIEVSREMPDDLLIRLKVDSNTAVLALTHDPKLDDMALLEALKSDAFYVGAVGSRSNSGRRKERLKLFDLSNSEVDRLHAPVGLHIGAQTPPEIAVAILAEMTAVRRNVPVVQTHAARNRSDSTSVCKVELWDEVLS